The following proteins are encoded in a genomic region of Streptococcus equi subsp. equi:
- a CDS encoding dihydrodipicolinate synthase, which produces MKTRLLSASSSEMLQLTSLELKQAIKASEGRTIVSENVAPRPSWTGDDLTNAEVAAAFSADLILLNCVDVFDVQISGLPATDQPILELRRLVGRPIGVNLEPIDLDVDMTEKRLELVEGRQATAKTFQEIEALGFDFVCLTGNPGTGVSNNQIERAIQQAKHYFSGLIIAGKMHAAGSNEAVIDLETVRRFIEAGADVILVPAVGTVPGFTEGDLRAIVEEVHAHDALVMSAIGTSQEGSDTTIVRDIAIRNKICGVDIHHIGDAGYSGIAPVENIFALSDAIRGKRHTIVRMSRSIRR; this is translated from the coding sequence ATGAAAACACGATTATTGAGTGCTAGTAGCTCAGAAATGCTACAGTTAACATCGTTAGAGCTAAAGCAAGCCATTAAGGCAAGCGAGGGACGTACCATTGTCTCAGAAAATGTAGCGCCAAGACCCTCTTGGACTGGAGATGACCTTACGAACGCTGAGGTTGCCGCAGCCTTTAGTGCTGATTTGATTTTGCTGAATTGTGTAGATGTCTTTGATGTTCAAATATCTGGTCTACCTGCTACTGATCAGCCTATTTTAGAGCTGCGTCGTCTGGTGGGGCGTCCAATTGGTGTTAATTTAGAACCAATTGATTTGGACGTTGACATGACTGAAAAGCGCTTGGAGCTAGTAGAAGGGCGACAGGCGACAGCTAAGACCTTTCAAGAGATTGAAGCCTTGGGCTTTGACTTTGTTTGCTTGACAGGAAATCCAGGTACTGGTGTTAGCAATAATCAGATTGAAAGAGCTATTCAACAGGCCAAGCACTATTTTTCAGGCTTGATTATTGCTGGAAAGATGCATGCTGCTGGCTCTAATGAAGCGGTGATTGACTTAGAAACTGTTCGGCGGTTTATCGAGGCTGGGGCTGATGTGATTTTAGTTCCTGCTGTTGGGACAGTTCCTGGCTTTACAGAGGGTGACCTTAGAGCTATTGTTGAGGAGGTGCATGCTCACGATGCTCTAGTTATGTCAGCTATTGGAACGAGTCAGGAAGGGTCAGATACTACGATCGTTCGAGACATTGCTATTCGCAATAAAATCTGTGGTGTCGATATTCATCATATCGGAGATGCTGGCTATAGCGGGATTGCGCCAGTGGAAAATATCTTTGCTCTTAGTGACGCTATCCGAGGAAAAAGACATACCATTGTGAGAATGTCGCGCTCTATTCGACGTTAG
- the licB_2 gene encoding sugar phosphotransferase system (PTS), lactose /cellobiose-specific family, IIB component encodes MSKKQIMLACAAGMSTSLLVTKMEKAADNRGLEADIFALPLTEAEDYALSHPVDVVLLGPQVAYQLSAFQESLAEKDIPVAVVPMVDYGMMNGDKVIALAESLMK; translated from the coding sequence ATGAGTAAAAAACAAATTATGTTGGCCTGTGCAGCGGGTATGAGTACCAGTCTATTAGTGACAAAGATGGAAAAGGCTGCTGACAATCGGGGGCTTGAGGCAGATATTTTTGCATTGCCATTGACTGAGGCAGAGGATTACGCTCTAAGCCATCCTGTTGATGTGGTGTTATTAGGGCCACAGGTTGCTTATCAATTGTCAGCATTTCAAGAAAGCTTGGCAGAAAAGGACATTCCAGTGGCGGTTGTGCCAATGGTTGATTACGGTATGATGAATGGTGATAAGGTTATTGCCTTAGCTGAAAGTTTGATGAAATAG
- the celC_1 gene encoding PTS system cellobiose-specific IIC component CelC: MYGLPTVLNPLLFIPFIVCPAVMSSVAYIATSLGLVAPVTQNVTWVMPPVLYGFFSTGFDWRAIVLSLVNLALATLIYLPFVKMADNELEKAG, from the coding sequence ATGTATGGTTTACCAACTGTTTTAAATCCTTTGTTGTTTATTCCGTTTATTGTTTGTCCTGCTGTTATGTCAAGTGTTGCTTATATCGCAACTAGTCTGGGCTTGGTTGCACCCGTTACGCAAAATGTGACCTGGGTAATGCCGCCTGTCTTGTATGGCTTCTTTTCAACTGGTTTTGATTGGCGTGCTATTGTGCTATCGCTTGTCAATTTGGCCTTGGCAACCCTGATTTACCTTCCATTTGTTAAGATGGCTGATAATGAGCTTGAAAAGGCAGGTTAG
- the celA gene encoding PTS system cellobiose-specific transporter subunit IIA CelA — MEDKQLETIMGLIMHGGSAKSLAMEAIAFAKKGELNQAQESLKQADKALVQAHHAQTDMLTQEARGNATPVSLLLVHGQDHLMTSITFVDLARELVSIYERLTSQGGNND; from the coding sequence ATGGAAGATAAGCAGCTAGAGACGATTATGGGCCTGATCATGCATGGTGGTAGTGCCAAGTCGCTTGCGATGGAGGCGATTGCTTTTGCTAAAAAGGGAGAGCTCAATCAAGCTCAGGAAAGTCTAAAGCAGGCCGATAAGGCATTGGTGCAGGCCCATCATGCACAAACAGATATGCTAACTCAAGAGGCACGGGGAAATGCTACACCAGTAAGCCTACTATTAGTTCATGGTCAGGATCATTTGATGACTAGTATTACCTTTGTTGATTTGGCAAGGGAGCTAGTATCTATTTATGAAAGGTTAACGTCACAAGGAGGTAACAATGACTAA
- the gmuC_2 gene encoding sugar phosphotransferase system (PTS), IIC component, which yields MTKFEDFIQQKLVPVAGRLGSNRFLIAIRDGITYAMPLILIGSFLMVIASLPIPGWEAWLGEIGVSTYLWKGVDSSFNLIALVAAFGISYSLAKQYKADGISAGIINISAFLTVTPFTVSFVNESGKALGEVAGIAPSYLSSGGLFVAIVLGLVNGYAYQWFMKKDIRIKMPEGVPPAVSKSFSAIIPGAVIIVFWLAVYAFLDHFSLPNVHDIVKSVLGVPFGLLGSTLFGNFIVVLLNGFLWFCGVHGGNVLNNPIMKPIWLSNLTENMAAHKAGQELPHVFTSVFMDNFVFIGGAGATIGLVLALAWLARRRKASQQAKVLSPLTLIPGFFNINEPTMFGLPVVLNLLTVIPFVLAPVMNLFVAYFAFASGIVPGTYADPGWTMPPVISGFLATGSWQASVLQLVLIILDILLYLPFIINVERRWQASEQTKNEG from the coding sequence ATGACTAAATTTGAAGATTTTATCCAGCAAAAGCTTGTTCCAGTTGCTGGTCGCCTAGGAAGCAATCGCTTTCTTATTGCTATTCGTGATGGGATCACCTACGCTATGCCCTTGATTTTGATTGGGTCCTTTTTAATGGTGATTGCTAGCCTGCCGATTCCTGGTTGGGAAGCTTGGCTTGGTGAGATTGGTGTCTCTACCTATCTGTGGAAGGGAGTAGATTCGAGCTTTAATCTGATTGCCTTGGTTGCGGCCTTTGGGATTTCTTATAGCTTGGCTAAGCAGTATAAGGCAGACGGGATTTCTGCTGGGATTATTAATATCTCTGCCTTTTTAACAGTGACCCCATTTACTGTTTCATTTGTCAATGAATCTGGTAAAGCCTTGGGTGAGGTAGCGGGTATTGCGCCTTCTTACCTTTCATCAGGCGGCTTGTTTGTTGCCATTGTTTTGGGATTGGTAAATGGCTATGCTTATCAATGGTTTATGAAAAAGGATATTCGGATTAAGATGCCTGAGGGTGTGCCGCCTGCAGTATCAAAAAGCTTTAGCGCCATTATTCCTGGAGCGGTGATTATTGTGTTTTGGCTTGCTGTTTATGCTTTCTTGGATCATTTTAGCCTGCCAAATGTCCATGACATTGTTAAGTCCGTACTAGGAGTTCCATTTGGCTTGCTGGGAAGTACCTTATTTGGTAATTTTATCGTTGTTCTTCTTAATGGCTTTTTATGGTTCTGTGGTGTGCATGGTGGAAATGTCCTAAACAATCCTATTATGAAGCCGATCTGGTTATCTAACTTGACTGAAAATATGGCAGCTCATAAGGCTGGTCAGGAATTGCCGCATGTCTTTACGTCTGTCTTTATGGATAACTTTGTTTTTATCGGCGGAGCTGGTGCAACCATTGGCTTGGTGTTGGCTTTAGCCTGGTTAGCACGTCGTCGCAAGGCTAGTCAGCAGGCAAAGGTCTTGTCACCATTGACCTTGATTCCAGGGTTTTTCAACATTAACGAGCCGACCATGTTTGGCTTACCGGTTGTTTTAAATCTATTGACAGTTATTCCTTTTGTACTAGCACCTGTTATGAATTTGTTTGTCGCTTATTTTGCCTTTGCTTCTGGCATTGTACCTGGCACCTATGCTGATCCGGGGTGGACCATGCCGCCTGTTATTTCAGGATTTTTGGCAACGGGCAGCTGGCAAGCCTCAGTCCTACAGCTTGTTTTAATTATTCTAGATATTCTTCTTTACTTGCCGTTTATTATTAATGTGGAAAGAAGATGGCAGGCGAGCGAGCAAACTAAAAATGAAGGCTAA
- the nanA_2 gene encoding glycosyl hydrolase family protein: protein MLFNPIGKEQIRKYAIKKLSVGVASVCVGIGLAAGLPVAVYADDVSEVSLQQPTKAAVTEISHEQEPQATDTDSEALVVSEETTVDEAVVANAVTSNAADQTADEEKSNAPIELNKVANGGFDNDYVSNKNQWQYREGGHSVLTTENGNSYAEVTSGTLDEHILQKVSTTVGKTYTLEADVKVEADTPHNGLYLTAKESNHNLQGPVIKEVSLTDTDGTWSHIKLSFTATTSETFVGLVKWLEASSPEALAASASIDNVSVVEENDYELIWQDEFSGDRLNQENWGYELGSIRGNEQQHYTDSTENVYLDNGNLVLNVTERYGEDRYANPRGGTSARQVIYDSGSVRTVGKQEFLYGRIEARAKLPKGKGAFPAFWTLGADFTLDGDIASTQGYGWPSTGELDIMELIGAPNGEHEGELAEGDQSNKTVYGTPHFYYIKGDADKDGSYSPTALGGNLTLSDDFYDDYHIFGINWYPDKIEWYVDGIVYNTMYLTGDDRLEAAAAAFNKPQYLQFNLATGGNWSKNAGYYLASDETAFVIDYVRYYQDAEQKAASEAYYASQPVLKGVKDLTMLEGTSPDLAQAVTTDQEGYVVDFSVENEYLFTNKGGNTNAALQAAGRDDLSALSELAPGIYNIYYSAVPYNADLGSTVTPTAKIAREVAILTVLPKEGLIGKKGEPLSTVALPANWQWVTPEEILGSAEHYQIKYTTEGGRAVYTSIEASYISDQPISDQASILVDLGNAILDATAEKAAVTDDEALGKLDDVMNLTQGTVTIRYRLDTADTTVRSSSPLALLSISNQASANEYASFFIEPKNNKIGLEFKGAEVPIVKVGSGFNLLTNSDWQTISYVFTGSRLKIYLNGDLYGEADFAGFMKQLPWKASADTLTIGGLKRTYDGESVLHWGLKGLVDQVLIDTDVYDLTDIAKAHQPTLRPVTGEKTNVWDKYDEGVFEYRIPSVVKTPSGTLIAAADARKKHYNDWGDVATVVRISHDDGKTWSNNITVLDMPTQPYFTTQYSLADWNTNMTQSAFSIDSTLLTDASGKLYLLVDVFPESQGAVASKAGSGYELINGQYYLNLYDFDNNKYTVREGGIVYDQSGHQTDMYVDEGNFETAFSTRGNLYQTEAGEDILLGNIYLRSGRTKQGITREGSQTAPLFTYMTSFLWLLTSEDEGQTWSTPLDITPQIKEDWMGFLGTGAAAGIEIDAVNAEGEQVKRLVFPIYYTNQQNATSASLGRQSSANIFSDDGGQTWQRGESPNDGRIYGHNQQTTSKDFDTSVTELTENQIIQLNNGHLLQFMRNTGKTIVIARSTDYGMTWDDNPTITDLPEPYVNLSAIHMMVDGKEYVVLSNPLGEPSGEQLTIRNQRMKGILRVGEVLEDDSIHWVASTIFEPKRFAYSSLVQLDDERVGLLYEYSGQITYSTFNIKQMISDQFREDKAEIEEVTITSAAPKQNGKVSITIQMTFNQPMFILGDRQLAVTVNGVDKLASYVSGDGTDTAIFELSLESMPEGPITVLPQFDHTIVETKYGIRLTDDKAYTVSYPAAVTA, encoded by the coding sequence ATGTTATTTAATCCTATCGGAAAAGAGCAAATTAGAAAATATGCCATCAAAAAGCTTAGTGTCGGTGTTGCTTCAGTGTGTGTGGGTATTGGTCTTGCTGCTGGTCTGCCAGTGGCTGTTTATGCTGATGACGTTTCAGAGGTAAGCCTGCAGCAGCCTACGAAAGCAGCAGTAACAGAGATAAGCCATGAGCAGGAGCCTCAAGCTACAGATACAGATAGCGAGGCCTTAGTAGTCTCAGAGGAGACGACAGTAGATGAGGCAGTAGTAGCTAATGCTGTGACCAGCAATGCTGCTGATCAGACAGCAGACGAAGAGAAGTCTAACGCTCCGATTGAGCTCAATAAGGTGGCTAATGGTGGTTTTGACAATGATTATGTGTCCAATAAGAATCAGTGGCAATATAGAGAGGGAGGTCATTCAGTCCTCACAACAGAGAATGGTAATAGCTATGCTGAGGTAACAAGCGGCACTTTAGATGAGCATATCCTTCAAAAGGTGTCTACAACGGTTGGGAAAACCTATACGCTAGAGGCTGATGTGAAGGTTGAAGCTGACACACCTCATAATGGCTTATACCTTACCGCTAAAGAGTCCAATCACAATCTTCAGGGCCCTGTTATCAAAGAGGTCAGCCTCACAGATACAGACGGTACTTGGTCACATATCAAGCTCTCCTTTACAGCAACGACTTCAGAAACCTTTGTTGGCTTAGTCAAATGGTTGGAAGCCTCTTCTCCGGAAGCCTTGGCTGCCTCTGCTAGTATTGATAACGTGAGTGTCGTAGAGGAAAATGATTATGAATTGATTTGGCAGGATGAGTTTTCAGGAGATCGGTTAAACCAAGAGAACTGGGGATATGAATTGGGAAGTATTCGCGGGAATGAGCAGCAGCACTACACAGACAGCACAGAGAATGTCTATCTTGATAATGGCAATCTTGTTTTAAACGTCACAGAGCGTTATGGGGAGGACCGTTATGCCAATCCTAGAGGAGGAACAAGCGCACGTCAGGTCATTTATGATTCAGGAAGCGTACGAACGGTTGGCAAGCAAGAATTTTTATATGGTCGTATCGAAGCTAGGGCCAAGCTTCCCAAGGGTAAGGGAGCCTTTCCAGCCTTTTGGACATTGGGGGCTGATTTTACCTTAGATGGTGATATTGCGTCAACTCAAGGCTATGGCTGGCCAAGCACAGGTGAGCTTGACATTATGGAGCTAATCGGTGCTCCTAACGGAGAGCATGAGGGTGAGCTTGCCGAAGGTGATCAAAGCAACAAAACAGTTTACGGGACCCCTCATTTTTACTATATCAAGGGTGATGCAGACAAAGATGGAAGCTATAGCCCAACAGCATTGGGTGGCAATCTGACATTAAGTGATGACTTTTATGATGACTACCATATCTTTGGTATTAATTGGTATCCGGATAAGATTGAATGGTATGTTGATGGGATTGTTTATAATACCATGTATTTAACCGGTGATGATCGCTTAGAGGCTGCCGCAGCTGCCTTTAATAAGCCTCAATACCTTCAGTTTAACCTTGCTACTGGAGGCAATTGGAGTAAAAATGCAGGCTACTATCTAGCTTCAGATGAGACGGCCTTTGTGATTGATTATGTGCGTTATTACCAAGATGCTGAGCAAAAAGCAGCCTCAGAAGCTTATTATGCCTCACAGCCAGTTCTCAAGGGGGTCAAGGATTTGACCATGCTAGAGGGAACCAGTCCTGATTTAGCTCAAGCTGTAACCACTGATCAGGAAGGCTATGTGGTTGATTTTTCAGTTGAAAATGAATACTTGTTTACTAACAAGGGTGGAAATACCAATGCTGCTTTACAGGCTGCTGGTCGAGATGATTTGTCAGCCTTGTCTGAGCTAGCTCCTGGTATTTATAACATTTACTATAGTGCTGTTCCTTACAATGCTGATTTAGGCTCAACAGTAACACCAACTGCTAAGATTGCAAGAGAAGTAGCTATTTTAACTGTATTACCTAAAGAAGGTCTGATTGGTAAGAAGGGAGAACCCTTATCTACAGTAGCCCTGCCAGCCAATTGGCAATGGGTTACGCCAGAGGAGATCTTGGGAAGTGCAGAGCATTATCAGATCAAATACACCACAGAAGGCGGACGAGCTGTTTATACAAGCATAGAAGCAAGCTATATCTCAGATCAGCCAATCTCAGATCAAGCATCCATTTTAGTTGATTTAGGCAATGCTATTTTGGACGCAACAGCAGAAAAAGCAGCCGTAACAGATGACGAGGCTCTTGGTAAGCTAGACGATGTGATGAACCTAACCCAAGGAACTGTAACAATCAGATACCGTCTAGATACTGCTGATACAACAGTGAGAAGCTCATCGCCCTTGGCCTTGTTATCGATCTCAAATCAAGCATCAGCTAATGAATACGCCTCTTTCTTTATCGAGCCTAAAAACAATAAAATAGGTCTTGAATTTAAAGGAGCTGAGGTTCCGATTGTAAAAGTTGGCTCAGGCTTTAATTTATTAACGAACTCGGACTGGCAGACGATCAGCTATGTCTTTACAGGGTCTAGGCTAAAGATTTACTTGAATGGTGACTTATATGGGGAAGCTGACTTTGCTGGGTTTATGAAGCAATTACCTTGGAAGGCTTCTGCTGATACGCTAACAATTGGAGGCTTGAAACGCACCTATGATGGTGAGTCGGTCCTTCACTGGGGGTTAAAGGGACTGGTTGATCAGGTGCTGATTGATACAGATGTGTATGATCTGACAGATATTGCCAAGGCTCATCAGCCAACCCTTCGACCAGTTACTGGTGAAAAGACGAATGTTTGGGACAAATATGATGAAGGGGTCTTTGAATATCGGATTCCCTCTGTTGTCAAAACGCCATCAGGAACCTTGATAGCCGCAGCAGATGCAAGAAAGAAGCACTACAATGACTGGGGAGATGTTGCAACTGTTGTCAGGATAAGCCATGATGATGGCAAAACCTGGAGTAATAACATTACGGTCTTAGATATGCCAACTCAGCCTTATTTTACAACACAATATAGCTTGGCTGATTGGAATACCAACATGACTCAATCTGCTTTTTCAATAGACTCCACCTTGCTAACAGACGCTTCTGGCAAGCTTTATTTGCTGGTAGATGTCTTTCCTGAGTCACAGGGTGCTGTTGCTTCTAAAGCAGGCTCAGGATATGAATTGATTAACGGTCAGTATTATTTAAATCTTTATGATTTTGACAATAATAAATACACTGTGCGTGAAGGTGGTATCGTCTATGACCAGAGTGGCCATCAGACAGATATGTATGTTGATGAGGGCAATTTTGAGACAGCCTTTAGCACACGCGGCAACCTCTATCAAACAGAGGCAGGAGAGGATATTCTACTAGGGAATATTTATCTGAGAAGTGGTCGCACTAAGCAAGGCATCACTAGAGAAGGCTCACAAACAGCTCCTCTATTTACTTACATGACCAGCTTTTTATGGCTGCTAACCAGTGAAGACGAAGGGCAAACCTGGTCCACACCTCTTGATATTACCCCACAAATAAAAGAAGACTGGATGGGATTTTTAGGTACGGGTGCCGCAGCTGGCATTGAAATAGACGCAGTCAATGCAGAGGGTGAGCAGGTGAAACGGTTAGTTTTCCCGATTTACTATACCAATCAACAAAATGCGACATCAGCTAGTCTAGGTCGTCAAAGCAGTGCTAATATTTTTAGTGATGATGGCGGTCAAACATGGCAACGAGGTGAATCACCAAATGATGGCAGAATTTATGGTCATAACCAACAAACAACCTCTAAGGATTTTGATACATCAGTCACAGAATTGACAGAAAATCAAATCATTCAGCTAAACAATGGTCACTTATTACAGTTTATGCGCAATACCGGAAAGACAATCGTTATTGCCAGAAGCACAGACTATGGTATGACTTGGGACGATAATCCTACAATCACAGACCTCCCAGAGCCTTATGTCAATTTGTCAGCTATTCATATGATGGTTGATGGCAAAGAATATGTTGTTTTATCCAATCCTTTAGGAGAGCCCTCAGGTGAGCAACTGACGATTAGAAATCAGCGCATGAAAGGGATTCTGCGTGTCGGTGAGGTCTTAGAGGACGATAGCATTCATTGGGTCGCTTCAACCATTTTTGAGCCAAAGCGTTTTGCTTACTCTAGCTTGGTTCAACTAGACGACGAGAGGGTTGGTTTGTTATACGAATATAGTGGTCAGATCACCTATTCAACCTTTAATATCAAGCAGATGATCTCAGACCAGTTTCGTGAGGATAAGGCTGAAATTGAAGAAGTAACAATAACGTCAGCAGCTCCAAAGCAAAATGGCAAAGTAAGCATAACCATTCAGATGACCTTTAATCAACCGATGTTTATTCTTGGTGATCGTCAGTTAGCAGTTACTGTAAATGGCGTAGATAAGCTTGCCAGCTATGTTTCAGGAGATGGCACAGACACAGCGATATTTGAATTGTCTCTGGAGAGTATGCCTGAAGGACCGATAACTGTTTTACCGCAGTTTGACCATACTATTGTTGAAACCAAATATGGGATTAGATTGACAGATGACAAGGCATACACTGTCTCTTATCCTGCTGCTGTGACAGCATAG
- the bga gene encoding beta-galactosidase precursor: MERFQISDQFYLDGRSLQILSGAIHYFRIHPDDWYHSLYNLKALGFNTVETYVPWNLHEAREESYDFSGQLDVEAFLTLAQQLGLYAIVRPSPYICAEWEFGGLPAWLLTKNCHIRSSDPVYLAYVRRYYEELLPRLARHEWQQGGNILMFQLENEYGSYGEDKAYLTAVKGFMEEHLSAPLFTADGPWRATLRAGSLIEDDVFVTGNFGSRAQENFADMQAFFSEHGKHWPLMCMEFWDGWFNRWHEPIIKRDPEERADAVMEVLAQGSINLYMFHGGTNFGFMNGCSARKQLDLPQVTSYDYDAILDEAGNPTAKFYAIQKRLTAELSEIEVTPPLIKPLMSLPLIGLKDKVSLFSTLEHISSCQTACYPSNIEALGQSTGYILYRTHLLKDKREDERLRLIDSRDRAQVFLDGQKVATQYQETIGDDIIINQQHALSQVDVLIENMGRVNYGHKLTAPSQSKGLGRGMMADLHFVTNWEMYCLPLDDLSQLCFDGDFYEGQPGFYHYQFECHEPEASYIDMTGFGKGCVFINNHPIGRFWEVGPLLTLYIPKGYFNKGLNDIVIFETEGVYQDSIRLVDRPISIDYPQADDRTDQT, from the coding sequence TTGGAACGTTTTCAGATTTCAGATCAGTTTTATTTAGATGGTAGATCGCTGCAAATCCTGTCAGGGGCTATCCATTATTTTAGAATTCACCCAGATGATTGGTATCATTCGCTTTATAATTTAAAGGCACTGGGATTTAATACGGTTGAGACCTATGTCCCTTGGAATTTACATGAGGCTAGGGAGGAAAGCTATGATTTCTCTGGCCAATTAGATGTGGAAGCCTTTTTGACGCTGGCGCAGCAATTGGGGCTCTATGCTATTGTCAGACCTAGTCCTTATATTTGTGCAGAATGGGAATTTGGTGGCCTACCTGCTTGGCTGCTGACAAAGAATTGTCATATCAGGTCGTCTGATCCTGTCTATTTAGCCTATGTGAGGCGCTATTATGAGGAGCTGCTGCCGAGACTAGCAAGGCATGAATGGCAGCAGGGCGGCAATATTTTGATGTTTCAGCTTGAAAATGAATATGGCTCCTATGGAGAGGATAAGGCCTATTTAACAGCTGTTAAGGGCTTTATGGAGGAGCACCTCAGTGCGCCCTTGTTTACAGCAGATGGTCCTTGGCGAGCCACTCTTAGAGCTGGTAGTCTGATTGAAGATGATGTCTTTGTGACTGGCAACTTTGGCTCAAGGGCACAGGAGAATTTTGCTGACATGCAGGCCTTCTTTTCTGAGCATGGCAAGCATTGGCCTTTAATGTGTATGGAATTTTGGGACGGCTGGTTCAATCGTTGGCATGAGCCCATCATCAAACGCGACCCTGAAGAGCGAGCTGACGCAGTGATGGAGGTTTTGGCGCAGGGCAGTATTAACCTGTATATGTTTCATGGGGGAACAAACTTTGGGTTTATGAATGGCTGCTCTGCCAGAAAGCAATTGGACCTTCCGCAGGTGACCTCCTATGATTATGACGCTATCCTAGATGAGGCTGGCAATCCGACAGCTAAGTTTTACGCGATTCAAAAGCGTCTGACCGCGGAGCTTTCAGAGATAGAGGTTACTCCTCCCTTGATTAAGCCCTTGATGTCACTGCCTCTGATTGGTCTGAAGGACAAGGTTAGTCTGTTTAGCACGCTGGAGCACATCAGCAGCTGTCAGACTGCTTGCTATCCTAGTAACATAGAGGCTTTAGGGCAATCAACGGGCTATATCCTGTATCGGACACATCTTTTGAAGGATAAGCGTGAGGACGAGCGTTTACGCTTGATTGATAGTAGAGATAGAGCACAGGTCTTTTTAGATGGTCAAAAGGTTGCAACACAGTATCAGGAGACGATTGGTGATGATATCATCATTAACCAGCAGCATGCCTTGAGTCAGGTCGATGTTTTAATTGAAAATATGGGCCGGGTCAATTATGGGCACAAGCTGACAGCACCTAGTCAAAGTAAGGGTCTAGGACGTGGTATGATGGCTGACTTGCACTTTGTGACCAATTGGGAGATGTATTGTCTGCCGCTTGATGATTTGTCTCAGCTTTGTTTTGATGGCGATTTTTACGAGGGGCAGCCCGGCTTTTATCATTATCAATTTGAATGTCATGAGCCTGAGGCAAGCTATATTGATATGACTGGCTTTGGGAAGGGTTGTGTCTTTATCAACAATCACCCTATTGGTCGTTTTTGGGAAGTGGGTCCCTTATTAACCCTTTATATTCCAAAGGGCTATTTCAACAAGGGATTAAATGACATTGTTATTTTTGAAACAGAAGGTGTTTACCAGGATAGTATCCGTCTTGTTGATAGGCCAATTAGTATAGATTATCCGCAAGCTGATGACAGGACTGATCAGACCTAG
- the celC_2 gene encoding PTS system cellobiose-specific IIC component CelC, whose translation MNNYMNFLSQKLLPIATKIGNQRFLVALRDSFIATMPVVMTGSIALLINAFLVDIPDQFGLQGITEAFQWWVTINNLVFKGSISIVSLLFVYCLGVNVAKLYKTDTLSSGLVSLAAFVIAIGDSVTSSIDASGLKGVDLVTAFKDSGVTVSGSSLNVTISGLLPGAQINSNGYFTAIMIGFLASIIFCKLMLKNWTIKLPDSVPPAVAKPFLSIIPGFCALYSVAILTFVFEKLTGSLMIDWIYKVLQIPLLGLSQSFIAVVLVAVLTQFFWFFGIHGGNVMAPNMEGVFGVALLANLEAYQKHEAIPYLWTSVLCMVCNLRALDCYFLEV comes from the coding sequence ATGAATAACTATATGAACTTTCTTTCGCAAAAGCTGCTGCCAATTGCTACGAAGATTGGTAATCAACGATTTTTAGTGGCCTTGCGAGATTCTTTTATTGCAACGATGCCGGTTGTGATGACAGGCTCTATTGCCCTGTTGATCAATGCCTTTTTAGTGGATATTCCAGACCAATTTGGCTTGCAAGGCATTACAGAGGCCTTCCAATGGTGGGTAACCATCAACAACCTTGTCTTTAAGGGAAGCATTTCGATTGTGTCCTTGCTATTTGTGTATTGCTTAGGGGTTAATGTCGCTAAACTTTATAAGACAGATACGCTCTCATCAGGTTTGGTTTCTTTAGCTGCCTTTGTGATTGCGATTGGGGATTCTGTTACCTCTAGCATTGACGCGTCAGGTCTCAAGGGTGTTGATCTTGTGACGGCTTTTAAGGACAGTGGTGTTACTGTCAGCGGCAGCTCACTTAATGTGACCATCTCAGGCCTATTGCCTGGTGCGCAAATTAACTCCAATGGTTATTTTACAGCAATTATGATTGGCTTTTTAGCCTCTATTATTTTTTGTAAATTAATGTTAAAAAATTGGACAATTAAATTACCAGATAGTGTGCCACCTGCTGTAGCCAAGCCCTTCTTATCTATCATACCAGGCTTTTGCGCCTTGTATAGCGTAGCTATTTTAACATTTGTCTTTGAAAAGCTAACGGGTTCTTTGATGATTGATTGGATCTATAAGGTCTTGCAAATCCCACTTTTGGGCTTATCACAAAGCTTTATTGCTGTTGTTTTGGTAGCTGTTTTGACCCAATTTTTCTGGTTCTTTGGGATTCATGGCGGCAATGTTATGGCGCCAAATATGGAGGGAGTATTTGGTGTTGCCCTCTTGGCTAATTTGGAGGCTTATCAAAAGCATGAGGCGATTCCTTATCTTTGGACGAGTGTTCTTTGTATGGTATGCAACCTTAGGGCTCTTGATTGCTATTTTCTGGAAGTCTAA